The Pocillopora verrucosa isolate sample1 chromosome 9, ASM3666991v2, whole genome shotgun sequence genome includes the window AAAAGGCAATCAAAACAGGGGTTTAGTACAACTGTAAAATTCTAAAACAGTGACGACTGTAAATCTGCCTAAATGTCAAAGGTTTTTCGTTCGAAGTAGTCATACTTCTCTTCTCTTCAACTCCACCCAACACTTATAGCTCGAAGGGGACAACAGTATTGAAAACGGTTAAATATCCAGGAAGCCAGAGTAAAGCTCGCAAGTCTTTTTTCTCCACCAAAACGAGAGAGTGAACGACACTTTACTGACCATCTTCACTATGTTTCGGTTTTACTGTTCAACCTTCCCTTAATAACACAGCTTGCCAGTGTCCTTTCAATTCCAACAACAAAGAAGAAGTGCGTAAGAAATATACATACTATAattgaggagaaaaaaattcattagaCAGTCAAAACAGGACAAATGGATAACAATGGTCACACTGTCTGCTCGTTTAACCGTTCTCTGTAAAGATACATTAAATGGGTTGTTACTTATGACTGAAAGCAGTATAGATTTTCTTGTTCATTAAAAAGCTGAATCAACTTTCTCATAAACTCCAAACAAGCTATGAAGCTGGcgatttttatttaaaaagcaTGCTAAGCTGCAGTAACAATATGCACATAACCGAACACCTAAAAATTACAAGTTTAAGCTCGATTTATCTTCTATTGATCCAAAACATATTAGTCAGAGAGTCATGACGAGGTAAAAATAGCTATCACTGTTACCACCACTCTCTGGACTCTCTCCAGGCTTCGGAAGGAGTGAGCGGTGGaatatacaaaaacaaaatgcactGAAGACCAATTGACGGGCTGAGTGATCAGATTaaaataaacggaaaaaaaaggcagaaaagtattttttagcTTAGTTCCCTGCCTAGATAGGACGAAATTCAAATTCACCGCAAagcatatatacatatatttgcTTCAATCATGATTATTCCTTCGCTACTGGCGGTATGAACGTTGTtcgagagagtttttttttttcaaaaaataagtaggaaagccacaagaaaaaactttttcactttctttcttcAGTTTGTCACTACATTTAAGGTGCTCGTAAATTCTATCTGAATTACGTATATGGTATGATTTACAGCGAACATCCTACGATTTCGAAGAATTTTCTGTAGGGTAATGTTTACACTCTGAAACTCATTCATTCGCGTCGGAGCCTATCAAAACTAAAACTGGGCTACGAAATAAAATCACAACAGAGTCTCAAAAAAGCAAGTCTAAAAGTATTCCTCCCCCCTTTCCTTTACCAGGTTTATTATGGTACCTGGTGAATTCGCCCCATTGCAAGCTCGCTCTCAATCACCCTTGAGAGTTTGTCCCTAATTTTAAACAAGTTCACCCCACCATCAAGCAGTTCGCCCCCACATCATTCTTCTCATTCTTGCTAGTTAATCGAACCTTCTTATAGTTTCATTGTTAAAATTGCGTGTTAGTCGCAAAAATGATTTCAGCAGGGAATTAATTCGTTCTGTGGCAGGGACACGAGTGGAAAGGTTTTGGGGCGAACTGATCAAGGTGGTGCGAACTTGTTTTACACTAAGGGGAGCAACTTGCTTTGGGCAAATCAACCATAAACCCCCTTGACTGTTAAGGCGGCGAACAACCAGGGTCCGATCCTGCCGGCTCCAAGTTATGCTTCCCTTTGTTTCTCATTGTCACGCTTTCTCTGGaattgaaaatctttaaaaaaaaatttcacttggGCCTTTCTAAGTGTACTTCATGATACTAGTATAACAATCACAAACAATACAAAACCAACATAAAGAAACGTGCTATAGTGATTTTGAACGTCAGCGTTAGGGTCCTTTAGTCCCCAGTCCTCGTAACGGCGCGGTTGGCAATAGTCCAGCCTTAATCCGCGATGCAGCTTTCCCTTGGCCAGCGCCATGCATACCTGGCAAAAAAGCGGGTGCCGCGGTTTCCACCAACGACCAATAGTTgtgtttaaaatgtttcctaGTCCCTTCCATTTCCATTCTAGATACTTATTATACGCAGTCTCGTTATTACTGAGATATTTAAGATACTTTGCTAATTCTTTAGGGCTTTTAAAATCGCTAACTTTGATAATAGAGTTCTTGAGATTTCCAGGTAAAAACTCGTCCACTTTGTCAGTGCCCATGAAAATTGGTACCGAGCCGGTTGTGAGAGCATGGTAAAGTCTGTCGTCTATAAAGTAATCACAGTCTTGATTCATGAAAACCAAAGAGAACTTGTAATGCCTCGTTAGAACAAGCTTGTGATCTTTGAAGACATATTTATTATTGATTTTCCCGTACAATCCTATAAGTCCCTCTTTGTTCTTGAGGCATGCGCCGTAAGAGTCCACTTGGATATATTTCATGAGTTGCCGCATGTATTCTGTTCGAACGGGTTCACACTTAGAAAAGATGGCGAGAATATCTCCCTGTCGCTTTTGAAATGGTATAGGGGGATCTAATCCAGGCATGGGATAGATCGGAGCAGGAAAATCCGAGTCCAGACGATAGCTTATAAGCAGATTGAACTGCGACATAATGCGCGCATTATACAGTGTCGGTGTGTATACAGGATTTTCATTAGTTTGAAGAATCCACGGAGCTAAATTTTCAATCGGTGGAAGATTCGAAATATCCGGTGGTCTAGCGTGAACAACAAACGCACTAGCTTCAGCAGCGCGTGATTGGTCGCTGGACAGCTCACACGGTACGGGGCATTCCCCAGGTTGACCCGCGTAAAAAAACGGCCAGTAATTTGTATGATTCACGCCACTCTTTTGAACGGGAACCTTGTGTCCCCTAACTCCCGACCAGTAAATTATCAATCGTTTTCGCTGCCTCTTAGGAAAGTCTTCTTTCTTCCACTTGACTAAGTTATTCCAAACCGGCGGAAGAACCGGTGTTTCACCTCCACCTGTTTGCACACGGGCAGGTTTTCGAGTTCTTGCTGTTTCTTCCTTGTAAAACTGAATCACAAACAACATGGTCCTCAAAGATACCAAGAAAAAACACCCTAGTATAAGCGATCTCCGTTTCGAGGTCGGTCTCAACCACACCATCATCTTCGCTCCGATAGCTCTTCCCAGCCGCTGtgtttaatttcttcaaaacGCGTTCACCGACTTTCAACTCGTTCCTCCCTGTGCTGTGAAAGCGAGGCTGGTGGCACGCAATCAAGCGATAAACAAGCATTCCGTAGCAGTGAGATCATTCTCTGTCAAGCTGTTATTTGCTCTGAACTGTATGATGAggggaaataaagaaattaatcaCTACATGTCCGTTTACCTTAAAGGAAACTCCTTcccccggggggggggggggggagggggcaaaGGGTCTTTAGAAAACTGAAATGGGATTTAAACTAGAGAAAATAAATTGTGGACGCGCAAACCAGCCTGGCATAAAACAGACAAAttagtttttaagtttttcgcTTCAATAAGTGAACTCTAGATAAACAATAGTGTGCATCTGTCGGAACACAGATGTCGGATCAATCACAACAGGACACTTGAATGTTGCTATTTTTCTTAGACGGTTCCACTGCTCTGCAAATAAAACCTCACGAAAACAGTCAGCCGATGCCTTTTCCTTAAAATGACCCTTTTCGTTGCCCAACTTTAACTCAAATGAACCAAACCTTAGAGAATTCTTtggcatcaatttttttacaactgAGTCCAAAGGCAGGAAAATACCTCGTCATTCTGAACGTTGCTCTCGCTGAAATTACGAATCGACAGCCCGTACGATTACGTTCCATAAAGATCAACACagatttttttcccacaaaCTACACGCCAACACTAACTAAATCTTTCAGGCAGAACCATCTTGAAATAATCCTTAGGCAAGCTATAAAATGTTGAATTGCCGTAACCAAGTAAGATTAGTAGCAACGGATGGTTTGATTGATGGTGCGTTTCAGTGTTAAATCTATAGCAGGTACCTGCAGATTGGTGACAAAGGGACCAGTCGCTAAAATTCAGTCGCTCAGGAAGTCTTTCgaagttttgtttttcgatcATTTGTAGTGACAATGTTTCAATATCTCCTCATTTAGTATTACCGGCTTTGATCAATTATACTGCTCCTTCACTCATTATTAGGACCAGCTGAAGTAGGGAAAACCGACAACTGACAACAGTATCTATTACGACAACCATGGTCTATTTCCCTATTTACCTAGTAAATTGGgccattttctttgttttgcttggTTGAAATAAGgcgacattttttttaaaaacatgctATTCAGACTACTTCAGGATGCTGGTATGCTGGAAGGTTATGCCCGAGACGGGAAAACTGATGAATAGCTAACCTGGGAACGAAACTTTTGTCTAATTTCGAGGGATTGAGGACAGTTTTTTCCTCTAGAAGCGAGAACACACGATGTAAGTTCTAAGTGCGACATTTTTTCATGTTGGATTTTCACGAGTTCAAGTTTATTACTTAAGTCTGTTCAGCCGGTAATTAGCCAACGTTCATACTAACTTACTGTTTCATCAGCAACTTTCCTTTCGTCATTTTTATTGCCGCCCTAGTACTACCTCGCATAATTTATCTTTATGCCTGTCTTCTCGTTTCTCGCGTTAAGCGCAGTTCAATAACGCGCCGCttatctttttcccttttcctttttggCCTCAGCATTTCGCAGTAACAATATTGGTCTTTCTGTGGCCGTAACAATGTAAGTGTTTCAAAGTATCAGATAGTCCTCTTTCCGTGgtgttgtttgttatttctttatatCATATATTGTGTAACTTTTATAATTGTTTGTTATATTAGTTTAAACCTACGTCATTTCACCGTTGAGAAGTTAaagtaaattgttttgtttctacaCGACGTGGAGTTGTTCATTCCCCGGCCACAAGTTTCATTTTCACATAGTGCAGTTTCACATGATTTATTTAATTCAGAACCCTTCATCAATATCGTTCACGGTAACTTGTAACgttaattaaaattcaatagAAAACTTGTTTGTAATTTAAAGAACGCCAACcacaaaagagaaatatcatGATGCTCTTCcgtttcaagtttttttgttcagagctaACATGTAATCATGAGTTCGCGTTAGAAGTATCATGTATGGTAGGCCGGACACTATTTTTCCAATTGCAAAACAGACAACTTGAATATGGAGTCGAACAAAGCACACCTTGGGAATTTGCATTTCATGCGGTAAAAACAGACAGATTTGAGTGCATAGGCTATGAATTTATTTAGCTATGTTGGAACTTGAACCGACACCAATATAGTACAAAGTATGAAACAGCATTTACTGGACTTTTATTGGCTAAAGTGAggcaaaataacttttttttacgtCCGGTCGAACTCAAACCGACATTCTCGTCAAACGTAGTAACTTATGTTTACTTCACATTGATTGGTCACCAGAGACGATGATCTTTGATCCCCTCTAGTTGAAACAATATACGATGTAAATACCACTGAATTATCTACACGTCAGAATGATAAGCCCAATAACGCAGAATACAGTTTACATCAGTTTATATACTCTTTTTGAGCCTTCCTCCAAATAGACAAACAAAGGTTTTTCCTGAGGGTTAAACTTAAACGTAAAAAGATACCAAAAGCGATTCAACACTGGACGTACCGATGAAAGAGTGTCTCAAATAATTTTACGCGATATCTCGCTGACGATATATTACCCTAAAACATTGTTGAGGCTCTATCATGATATTCCTGACTTGCAACTGTTACTTCCCACCTGGAATTTTTTTGGCGTGAAGGTGAAAATAGTTTTAATTAGGTATTTTTCGTGAAGCGTCAAAAGGCTCATCATTTACACGACTTTAAATCTTGATTAATCCAGTTTGTGACATAAAATACATCACAGAGATAAATCTAAATTTCGGGAAatatgaaaagtaaagaaatgagGAATCAGTGCCGTTGTACTTATTAAAGCGAACGAAAGAGAAGCTTGGAAAACTGAAATTGAATTCCTAAAGCGTTCATGATCTCAGCCCGTTTCACCGAGTTAGCTGTCCTTGCTTGCTGATGAAACGAGGTTGAATAAATTCAAATGTGTGCAATATTTGATCCACTGGATGTCTAGGGAACTTAGTGTTGATAATTTATATCTCACTAAATCTTTTTATTGGCTTTCAACAAATGATTTGATAATAGAGAGAATGAATCAAGTGAAGcaatgatcctcgcaggtgacCAAGTGAGTTATTTAGCAATGGCAGAAAcgaagaagcctgaaaaatttAGGCTTCGACGGGATccgaacccaggcctcccagaaCTGAGCTATATAATACTATATACACGTTGGGAGGGAGGTAAAACTCCATCAAAGAACCGACTGAAGTAACAACAACTAAGAATTAAATCCTTACATATCTCTAAGctaaaatttaacagaaaaactGTGCTGTCTTTGACTCACTTTTCAGTAGCACATGAAATAGATCCAATGCAAAATTCCTTGTCAATGTTCACCGGCAGGATTGGCCTCACAACTTCCGCAAAGCGCATTTGGTTAAAATGCTTCTCAATTTTTAGTGGCGTGCAGATGACTAGTTGTTCCGTATTGGAGCTGTTTAAAGAAAGGCAGCTGGATAATCAAGTTTAAACCGCGGTTTTATACCCTTGCAGAATATACACCTGGTCATGGGAAGAGCCTCTCATGTACGAAAGTCACGAAATATTGGAAAATATCATGCAAGTAGATTAGTGGGTGGGtgaaccaacaaaaaaaaagcaatcatAAATATATACCACACCGCGGATGACTGTTGGCCAATCCCATCGGCGCTTTCAAGGGATATTTGAAAACGGTAAGGAGTAAGCAATCAAATATTTGCTTTCTTCTCAAAAATCTCATTTCCGCCTCACACGAGCCCCCGGTCCTCAAAAGAcgtcgctttttttttcttttgataataaGTTTTTCACGATATTGACGTTGACATTGGCGAAATTACTTTTTAATATAGATgctaagaaaacaaaccaaCGCTCAGAGGGATCTTATTGAGAAAGTATCTTTGTGTTTTGatggaaatatttgaaaatcgaTAAAACAATAATGCGGTGATACGACTTGAATTTTAAACTGTCCcgttgaaatttcattttctcacGAGTTGATGTCAAAATCAAGCTCTAAGGATAACCAACTCTATTGTAATTGTGGGATATGTTGGATCACATAGAAGCGACAGCTGAAGCAACTGGTGTAATTTTTCTCAAGATTATGCGTGGGGGTCTGTGTCGAGCTTACCGTTCAGGCGATAGACCAGCGTTTATCTAAAGTCGCTGTACTTTAGAAACACCCAAGCCGTGAACAACGGTCATCAATCTCAGAACATGTTTTAATATGCTCTCCGACAATTTTACAATTCTCCGGGAAGAGTGCGCTAAGACAAACGCCTCTTTCAGGTTCGGGAACGAAAAAAGGCGCTTTAGAACCTAAACATGTAACGGGAGTTAAGTTTTTCAGTACAGCACCAGTGATATGGATACTATATCAAAGGACCTGTGTGACCCAAcaaaaaaacgttttgtttAGGATATGTATGAAACGGTAGTAGTGATAAAGATACCAAATCAAAAGACCTCtgtgactgactgaatgacggTTTGTTTAAGGTATGTATAAAACAGTCCTCTTTCTCGTTGTAAGCAATGgaatcagaaaacaaaacagctaaaACCGCAAACCTGCTGCTTCTGAAACGACAGCAATTGAAATTTTCCCAAGAAGATGTTAAgcgagatttaaaaaaattgtattcataTTGCGGTaggagtaaaagaaaaagatatttgccatgtttccctttttaaacaaataaagatACACGAGATAAGAGGAAATTCGACGAGATTTGCACGTGATCAAGGAAGATAAAAAGTGCCAACTCCGAATTTGTACTTTCACCTAACACGAGATACATCTAACACCAGCAAATCAACTCGTAGGAAAGCGTTTCGCCGTCTTCATCCAATGAAATGACATAAAGCTTTCACTCAGTAGAACTTACTCGGATATTCACCCTAAAAGGTCACTAATAAACTAAAGAAAGCTCCACTTACCCTTCGACACCATTGTGAATACATTTAACGCAATAATTCTAGTCCATCGTCTCTTTTCTCAAAGTGTTTTCAAGAGTTTGATTTTATCAGAAGACAAAGTTCGCGAGTATACTATTCATGGATTCAGACCATTCATTAATAGTTGACCGTGTTTCATTACAGTCATTGAAAATAATCCCTGTAAAATACAATGGGACTATTATTTCCTTGTGTTATGAGAGCTAAAACAATTCATAGACAAATAATAG containing:
- the LOC131779755 gene encoding alpha-(1,3)-fucosyltransferase 10, with product MMVWLRPTSKRRSLILGCFFLVSLRTMLFVIQFYKEETARTRKPARVQTGGGETPVLPPVWNNLVKWKKEDFPKRQRKRLIIYWSGVRGHKVPVQKSGVNHTNYWPFFYAGQPGECPVPCELSSDQSRAAEASAFVVHARPPDISNLPPIENLAPWILQTNENPVYTPTLYNARIMSQFNLLISYRLDSDFPAPIYPMPGLDPPIPFQKRQGDILAIFSKCEPVRTEYMRQLMKYIQVDSYGACLKNKEGLIGLYGKINNKYVFKDHKLVLTRHYKFSLVFMNQDCDYFIDDRLYHALTTGSVPIFMGTDKVDEFLPGNLKNSIIKVSDFKSPKELAKYLKYLSNNETAYNKYLEWKWKGLGNILNTTIGRWWKPRHPLFCQVCMALAKGKLHRGLRLDYCQPRRYEDWGLKDPNADVQNHYSTFLYVGFVLFVIVILVS